One window from the genome of Micromonospora aurantiaca ATCC 27029 encodes:
- a CDS encoding glycosyl hydrolase family 18 protein produces the protein MPRPHLRRRLAAGALALATTAAALTLAPTAAEAVVLPNNFKSVGYMPSWSGNVNTIQYGKLTHINYAFVLPNGDGSLRPVENPGKLSSLVSLGHASNVKVSIAVGGWNDGDDSAFEALAANSGTRTAFVNNLIAFVNQYNLDGVDMDWEYPDPGASANNYTLLMQQLGSALHSRGKLLTAAVVSEGYYVDGVPTAVFGSVDWLNIMAYDGGSPHAGYDWSIASVNRWKSRGLPAAKAVLGVPFYSRPGYYTYSALVGMDPANANRDCTTVGGAQQCYNGVPTVKRKTQWALANAGGMMNWELSQDTTGSTSLVSAIYDTVTGGGTPPSGRTGPITGIGGACVDVAAASTANGTAIQLYGCNGTAAQSWTVAGDGTLRALGKCLDVTSAGTANGTRIQLWDCNGTGAQTWQAQSNGTLRNPASGRCLDATGNSSANGTRLQIWDCFGGANQVWRLPA, from the coding sequence ATGCCCAGACCTCACCTCCGGCGGCGCCTCGCCGCCGGTGCGCTCGCGCTGGCCACCACCGCCGCGGCGCTCACCCTCGCCCCGACCGCCGCCGAGGCGGTGGTCCTCCCGAACAACTTCAAGAGCGTCGGCTACATGCCGTCCTGGAGCGGCAACGTCAACACCATCCAGTACGGCAAGCTCACCCACATCAACTACGCGTTCGTGCTCCCCAACGGCGACGGCAGCCTGCGCCCGGTGGAGAACCCGGGCAAGCTGTCCTCACTCGTGTCGCTCGGGCACGCCAGCAACGTCAAGGTCTCCATCGCCGTCGGCGGCTGGAACGACGGCGACGACTCCGCGTTCGAGGCGCTCGCCGCCAACTCCGGCACGCGCACCGCGTTCGTCAACAACCTGATCGCCTTCGTCAACCAGTACAACCTCGACGGCGTCGACATGGACTGGGAGTACCCCGACCCGGGCGCCTCGGCGAACAACTACACGCTGCTCATGCAGCAGCTCGGCAGCGCCCTGCACAGCCGGGGCAAGCTGCTCACCGCCGCCGTGGTCTCCGAGGGCTACTACGTCGACGGGGTGCCCACAGCCGTCTTCGGCTCGGTGGACTGGCTGAACATCATGGCGTACGACGGCGGCAGCCCGCACGCCGGCTACGACTGGTCGATCGCCAGCGTCAACAGGTGGAAGTCGCGCGGCCTGCCCGCCGCCAAGGCGGTGCTCGGCGTGCCCTTCTACAGCCGGCCCGGCTACTACACCTACTCGGCGCTGGTCGGCATGGACCCGGCCAACGCCAACCGGGACTGCACCACTGTCGGCGGCGCCCAGCAGTGCTACAACGGCGTACCGACAGTGAAGCGCAAGACGCAGTGGGCCCTGGCGAACGCCGGCGGGATGATGAACTGGGAGCTGTCGCAGGACACCACCGGTTCGACCTCGCTGGTCAGCGCGATCTACGACACCGTCACCGGCGGTGGCACGCCGCCGTCCGGGCGTACCGGGCCGATCACCGGCATCGGCGGCGCCTGCGTGGACGTGGCGGCCGCGAGCACCGCGAACGGCACCGCGATCCAGCTGTACGGCTGCAACGGCACCGCCGCGCAGAGCTGGACCGTCGCCGGTGACGGCACGCTGCGGGCGCTGGGCAAGTGCCTGGACGTGACGAGCGCCGGCACCGCGAACGGCACCAGGATCCAGCTCTGGGACTGCAACGGCACCGGCGCTCAGACCTGGCAGGCCCAGAGCAACGGCACGCTGCGCAACCCGGCGTCGGGCCGGTGCCTGGACGCCACCGGCAACAGCTCCGCCAACGGCACTCGGCTGCAGATCTGGGACTGCTTCGGCGGCGCCAACCAGGTCTGGCGGCTGCCGGCCTGA
- a CDS encoding catalase, giving the protein MESSKPTQIVKGVVEAAVEKVGDALTPDVPGAPGSAPPPLEEPTTPHGPLPPKDEQGAPDTRTPTGAETGVPKIAKGQQGAYLTTANGARLRDTDHSLKAGPRGPVLLQDHHLREKITHFDHERIPERVVHARGAGAHGTFVAYGTAEEVTRAGFLKKGRETPVFVRFSTVLGSRGSADTVRDTRGFATKFYTDEGTFDLVANNIPVFFIQDAIKFPDVIHAGKPHPDREIPQAQSAHDTFWDFVSLHTEAQHHTIWNMSDRGIPRSYRTMEGFGVHTFRMVDEAGATVLVKFHWKPKLGVHSLTWEEAQLIGGIDPDYHRRDLYDAIEAGAYPEWELGIQVFPDTPEETFAGIDLLDPTKIVPEELAPVQPIGKLTLNKTPRNFFAETEQVAFHVGHLPPGIDVTNDPLLQGRLFSYVDTQLTRLGGPNFTQIPINRPHADVNDMLRDGFHQHAVHAGVAPYRPNSLDGGNPFPAGDREHAFVDTPVTVAEAPKVRAAPASFDDHYSQVRLFWQSMSPVEKEHIIRAYTFELGKCYHQAIKERQLQCLANVDPVLCEQVAIGLGLPVPQPTVPPAEVQPSPALSQVGREWPADGRMVGIVVDAQADLGDVHEVRREVFAAGMVPLLIAAHGGTVDGLPVQRTFATGRSVELDAVLLAGAPAPAPDALPARDAKAGAPGSPTVDPRVLLLVEEAWRHAKVIGAWGAGAEVLHQAGVTGTPGVVTGGSGTEVLGEVQRLMAAHRVWERFPASVA; this is encoded by the coding sequence ATGGAATCCAGCAAGCCCACCCAGATCGTCAAGGGTGTCGTCGAAGCCGCCGTCGAGAAGGTCGGCGACGCGCTGACTCCGGACGTGCCGGGCGCTCCCGGCAGCGCGCCGCCACCGCTGGAGGAGCCGACCACGCCGCACGGGCCGCTGCCGCCCAAGGACGAGCAGGGCGCGCCGGACACCCGGACCCCGACCGGCGCCGAGACCGGCGTGCCGAAGATCGCCAAGGGGCAGCAGGGCGCGTACCTCACCACCGCCAACGGCGCCCGGCTGCGCGACACCGACCACTCGCTGAAGGCCGGTCCGCGCGGCCCGGTCCTGCTCCAGGACCACCACCTGCGGGAGAAGATCACCCACTTCGACCACGAGCGGATCCCGGAGCGGGTGGTGCACGCCCGGGGCGCGGGCGCGCACGGCACGTTCGTCGCGTACGGCACGGCCGAGGAGGTGACCCGGGCCGGGTTCCTGAAGAAGGGTCGCGAGACGCCGGTCTTCGTCCGCTTCTCCACGGTGCTGGGCTCGCGCGGGTCGGCCGACACGGTCCGCGACACCCGCGGTTTCGCCACCAAGTTCTACACCGACGAGGGCACGTTCGACCTGGTCGCCAACAACATCCCGGTGTTCTTCATCCAGGACGCGATCAAGTTCCCGGACGTCATCCACGCCGGCAAGCCGCACCCGGACCGGGAGATCCCGCAGGCGCAGAGCGCACACGACACGTTCTGGGACTTCGTCTCGCTGCACACCGAGGCGCAGCACCACACCATCTGGAACATGTCCGACCGGGGCATCCCGCGGTCCTACCGGACCATGGAGGGCTTCGGCGTGCACACGTTCCGCATGGTCGACGAGGCCGGTGCGACGGTGCTGGTCAAGTTCCACTGGAAGCCGAAGCTGGGCGTGCACTCGCTGACCTGGGAGGAGGCGCAGCTCATCGGTGGTATCGACCCGGACTACCACCGCCGCGACCTGTACGACGCGATCGAGGCCGGCGCGTACCCGGAGTGGGAGCTGGGCATCCAGGTCTTCCCGGACACGCCCGAGGAGACGTTCGCCGGGATCGACCTGCTCGACCCGACGAAGATCGTGCCGGAGGAGCTGGCGCCGGTGCAGCCGATCGGCAAGCTCACCCTGAACAAGACGCCGCGCAACTTCTTCGCCGAGACCGAGCAGGTGGCGTTCCACGTCGGGCACCTGCCGCCCGGCATCGACGTGACGAACGACCCGCTGTTGCAGGGCCGCCTCTTCTCGTACGTGGACACGCAGCTCACCCGCCTCGGCGGGCCGAACTTCACCCAGATCCCGATCAACCGGCCGCACGCCGACGTCAACGACATGCTGCGTGACGGCTTCCACCAGCACGCGGTGCACGCGGGCGTGGCGCCGTACCGGCCGAACTCGCTCGACGGCGGCAACCCGTTCCCGGCCGGCGACCGCGAGCACGCGTTCGTGGACACGCCGGTGACTGTGGCCGAGGCGCCGAAGGTACGGGCCGCGCCGGCCTCCTTCGACGACCACTACAGCCAGGTACGCCTGTTCTGGCAGAGCATGTCGCCGGTGGAGAAGGAGCACATCATCCGGGCGTACACGTTCGAGCTGGGCAAGTGCTACCACCAGGCGATCAAGGAGCGGCAGCTCCAGTGCCTGGCGAACGTCGACCCGGTGCTGTGCGAGCAGGTGGCGATCGGTCTGGGCCTGCCCGTGCCGCAGCCCACGGTGCCGCCGGCGGAGGTGCAGCCCAGCCCGGCGCTGTCCCAGGTGGGCCGGGAGTGGCCGGCCGACGGCCGGATGGTCGGCATCGTGGTCGACGCCCAGGCCGACCTGGGCGACGTGCACGAGGTACGCCGGGAGGTGTTCGCCGCCGGCATGGTGCCGCTGCTGATCGCCGCGCACGGCGGCACCGTCGACGGGCTGCCGGTGCAGCGCACGTTCGCCACCGGCCGCTCGGTCGAGCTCGACGCGGTGCTGCTGGCCGGCGCCCCGGCCCCGGCGCCGGACGCGCTGCCGGCCCGCGACGCCAAGGCCGGCGCGCCGGGCTCCCCGACCGTCGACCCGCGGGTGCTGCTGCTGGTCGAGGAGGCGTGGCGGCACGCCAAGGTGATCGGCGCCTGGGGCGCGGGCGCCGAGGTGCTGCACCAGGCCGGTGTCACAGGCACGCCGGGCGTGGTGACCGGTGGTTCCGGCACCGAGGTGCTCGGCGAGGTGCAGCGGCTGATGGCGGCGCACCGGGTCTGGGAGAGGTTCCCGGCCTCGGTCGCCTGA
- a CDS encoding 4'-phosphopantetheinyl transferase family protein, translating to MIGTLLPAGALAVEAFADVPDETPYPGEEDLVARAVAARRQEFVTARRCAREALARLGYAPAPIRPGPRREPVWPDGVVGSITHCTGYRAAAVAPAGALAGLGIDAEPHEPLPDGVAGIVLTAGEPERLAALRDADPATHWDRLLFSAKESVYKAWYPLTGRWLGFEEAELTFDRAGRFTARILVDGTRTDGGPPLDVLDGRWLVGGGLLLTAVAVPRRS from the coding sequence ATGATCGGAACGCTGCTGCCGGCCGGGGCGCTGGCCGTCGAGGCGTTCGCCGACGTGCCGGACGAGACGCCGTACCCGGGCGAGGAGGACCTGGTGGCGCGCGCGGTGGCCGCGCGCCGCCAGGAGTTCGTCACCGCCCGCCGCTGCGCGCGGGAGGCGCTGGCCCGCCTCGGGTACGCCCCGGCGCCGATCCGTCCCGGCCCCCGCCGGGAGCCGGTCTGGCCGGACGGCGTGGTGGGCAGCATCACGCACTGCACCGGCTACCGGGCGGCGGCGGTGGCCCCGGCCGGGGCGCTGGCCGGGCTCGGCATCGACGCGGAGCCGCACGAGCCGCTGCCCGACGGCGTGGCGGGGATCGTCCTCACCGCGGGTGAGCCGGAGCGGCTGGCCGCGCTGCGTGACGCCGACCCGGCGACGCACTGGGACCGGCTGCTGTTCAGCGCCAAGGAGTCGGTCTACAAGGCGTGGTACCCGCTGACCGGGCGCTGGCTCGGGTTCGAGGAGGCGGAGCTGACGTTCGACCGGGCCGGCCGGTTCACCGCCCGGATCCTGGTCGACGGCACCCGCACCGACGGCGGCCCGCCGCTGGACGTCCTGGACGGCCGCTGGCTGGTCGGCGGCGGGCTGCTGCTCACCGCCGTGGCCGTGCCGCGCCGGTCCTGA
- a CDS encoding metallophosphoesterase family protein: protein MTGALYAVSDLHVSYAENRAVVDGLRPETADDWLIVAGDVGEVFADVERTLRLLRDRFARVVWAPGNHELWTHPNDPVTLRGVARYDALVAMCRELGVLTPEDDYPVWRGEGGPVTVAPLFLLYDYSFRAPGTTTKEESLRAAYDAGVVCTDEMMLHPDPYPDRESWCAARLEVTRRRLEATDPALPTVLVTHWPLVRQPTEVLWFPEFAQWCGTDRTADWHVRHRAAVAVYGHLHIPRTTHYDGVRFEEVSLGYPREWRRRGGEPAPMKRILG, encoded by the coding sequence GTGACGGGTGCGCTGTACGCGGTCAGTGACCTCCACGTGTCGTACGCGGAGAACCGCGCCGTGGTGGACGGCCTGCGGCCGGAGACGGCGGACGACTGGCTGATCGTGGCCGGTGACGTCGGCGAGGTCTTCGCCGACGTGGAGCGGACGCTGCGGCTGCTGCGCGACCGGTTCGCGCGGGTGGTGTGGGCGCCCGGCAACCACGAGCTGTGGACCCACCCCAACGACCCGGTGACGCTGCGCGGGGTGGCCCGTTACGACGCGCTGGTCGCGATGTGCCGCGAGCTGGGCGTGCTGACCCCGGAGGACGACTACCCGGTGTGGCGGGGCGAAGGCGGGCCGGTCACCGTGGCGCCGCTGTTCCTGCTCTACGACTACTCGTTCCGCGCGCCCGGCACCACCACCAAGGAGGAGTCGCTGCGCGCGGCGTACGACGCCGGTGTGGTGTGCACCGACGAGATGATGCTGCACCCCGACCCGTACCCGGACCGGGAGTCCTGGTGCGCGGCGCGGCTGGAGGTGACGCGTCGGCGGCTGGAGGCCACCGACCCGGCGCTGCCGACAGTGCTGGTCACCCACTGGCCGCTGGTGCGGCAGCCCACCGAGGTGCTCTGGTTCCCGGAGTTCGCCCAGTGGTGCGGCACCGACCGGACGGCCGACTGGCACGTGCGCCACCGCGCCGCCGTCGCGGTCTACGGCCACCTGCACATCCCCCGCACCACGCACTACGACGGGGTGCGCTTCGAGGAGGTGTCGCTGGGCTACCCGCGCGAGTGGCGGCGCCGCGGCGGCGAGCCGGCGCCCATGAAACGGATCCTCGGATGA
- the pip gene encoding prolyl aminopeptidase has product MTGLHPPVEPYATHRIPVGDGHVLHVEEVGRPDGVPVVFLHGGPGGGLVPVARRFFDPDRHRAVLFDQRGAGRSTPHGEVRANTTWHLVADLETIRQRLGIDSWLVFGGSWGTTLGLAYAQAHPDRVTGLVLRGVLLLRRSERDWFYQGGLRHLQPEEWERFVAPIPPGERDDVLAAYHRRLHGPDEARAREYARAWGRWEAVNSSLRPDPELLAHFTADDQALPVARILSHYAVHGGFLAEGQLLDGVDRIRHLPAVIVNGRYDLCCPPVSAYDLARRWPEATLRIVPDAGHSAAEPGVTREVLRALDEVTARVG; this is encoded by the coding sequence ATGACCGGCCTGCACCCGCCCGTCGAGCCGTACGCCACCCACCGGATCCCGGTCGGTGACGGCCACGTCCTGCACGTGGAGGAGGTCGGGCGGCCGGACGGCGTACCCGTGGTGTTCCTGCACGGTGGGCCCGGCGGCGGCCTGGTGCCGGTGGCCCGCCGGTTCTTCGACCCCGACCGTCACCGGGCCGTGCTGTTCGACCAGCGCGGCGCCGGCCGCAGCACCCCGCACGGCGAGGTGCGCGCCAACACCACCTGGCATCTGGTGGCCGACCTGGAGACCATCCGGCAGCGGCTGGGCATCGACTCGTGGCTGGTGTTCGGCGGGTCGTGGGGCACCACGCTCGGCCTGGCGTACGCGCAGGCGCACCCGGATCGGGTGACCGGGCTGGTCCTGCGCGGCGTGCTGCTGCTGCGGCGCAGCGAGCGGGACTGGTTCTACCAGGGCGGGCTGCGCCACCTCCAGCCCGAGGAGTGGGAGCGGTTCGTCGCGCCGATCCCGCCCGGCGAACGCGACGACGTGCTGGCCGCGTACCACAGGCGGTTGCACGGCCCGGACGAGGCGCGGGCCCGGGAGTACGCGCGGGCCTGGGGGCGGTGGGAGGCGGTCAACTCGTCGCTGCGGCCCGACCCGGAGCTGCTCGCCCACTTCACCGCCGACGACCAGGCGCTGCCCGTGGCCCGGATCCTGTCGCACTACGCGGTGCACGGCGGCTTCCTCGCCGAGGGCCAGTTGCTCGACGGCGTGGACCGGATCCGGCACCTGCCCGCCGTGATCGTCAACGGCCGCTACGACCTGTGCTGCCCGCCGGTGTCCGCGTACGACCTGGCCCGCCGGTGGCCGGAGGCGACGCTGCGGATCGTGCCGGACGCCGGGCACTCCGCCGCCGAGCCGGGTGTGACCCGGGAGGTGCTGCGCGCGCTCGACGAGGTGACCGCGAGGGTCGGCTGA
- a CDS encoding anti-sigma factor RsbA family regulatory protein: MRSGAASDHVGYFHEAFVYDSDEELLAVALPFLLDGIAAGEPTAVNLDERNAELVRRALPTGAEVTFLPVGDVYARPSVALRSYRELLASYVAAGAAQIRMVGELPPVLLGATWDWWARYESAINHAYDDFPLWGICAYDRRGTPAHVLADVARTHPLVARTDGGHETAGLYTDPTSYLTEFRPAPADPVQRTAPLVELVDPTPARARAEVRAADRGLLPPDGLDGLVIAVSEVVSNALRHGEPPVCLRLWRAPDRIVVTVHDRGTGPKDPFAGLLPAGDGSDGGLGLWISHQSCDHVTYHRDATGFTIRLTAGNPHFPV; encoded by the coding sequence ATGAGGAGCGGCGCGGCCTCCGACCACGTGGGCTACTTCCACGAGGCGTTCGTCTACGACTCCGACGAGGAGCTGCTGGCGGTGGCGCTGCCGTTCCTGCTGGACGGGATCGCGGCCGGCGAGCCGACGGCGGTGAACCTGGACGAGCGCAACGCCGAGCTGGTGCGCCGGGCGCTGCCCACCGGCGCCGAGGTCACGTTCCTGCCGGTCGGTGACGTCTACGCCCGGCCCAGCGTCGCGCTGCGTTCCTACCGGGAGCTGCTCGCGTCGTACGTGGCGGCGGGGGCGGCGCAGATCCGGATGGTCGGCGAGCTGCCGCCGGTGCTGCTCGGCGCGACCTGGGACTGGTGGGCGCGCTACGAGTCGGCGATCAACCACGCCTACGACGACTTCCCGCTCTGGGGCATCTGCGCCTACGACCGGCGGGGCACGCCCGCGCACGTGCTCGCCGACGTGGCGCGTACCCACCCGCTGGTGGCACGGACGGACGGCGGGCACGAGACGGCCGGTCTCTACACCGACCCGACGAGTTACCTGACCGAGTTCCGTCCGGCACCGGCGGACCCGGTGCAGCGGACCGCGCCGCTGGTCGAGCTGGTCGACCCGACGCCGGCCCGCGCCCGCGCGGAGGTGCGCGCCGCCGACCGTGGCCTGCTGCCGCCCGACGGCCTGGACGGCCTGGTGATCGCGGTCAGCGAGGTGGTGAGCAATGCGCTGCGCCACGGTGAGCCGCCGGTGTGCCTGCGGTTGTGGCGCGCGCCGGACCGGATCGTGGTGACCGTCCACGATCGGGGGACCGGCCCGAAGGACCCGTTCGCCGGGCTGCTGCCGGCGGGCGACGGTTCCGACGGTGGTCTGGGCCTGTGGATCAGCCACCAGAGTTGCGACCACGTGACGTACCACAGGGACGCGACCGGCTTCACCATCCGCCTGACGGCGGGGAACCCGCACTTCCCGGTCTGA
- a CDS encoding MEDS domain-containing protein, with translation MTSGGVTYPGYTHGCLAYDDPATLRALAVEQVSAGLAAGEQVWVVCPEDRATVTGWLASVPGVDAARRRDALRLVPVGEAYRHDEIVDPDRQVRAYVRATTEALTAGHTGLRVLAEATSLVRTPAQRDAFARYEHRIDHWMRHRPMSAVCAYDRRRLDDAAIAELACLHSVTNADVLFRLHAGDGDSVVALAGELDPSNHRDFAAALERADPRPVAGRVVFDAAELRFVDHRSLLHLRDHARRHDAVAVLRTPSRAPARLVDLLGLSEVRVEVVR, from the coding sequence GTGACCAGCGGGGGCGTGACGTACCCGGGCTACACCCATGGCTGCCTCGCCTACGACGACCCGGCCACGCTGCGCGCGCTGGCGGTCGAGCAGGTAAGCGCCGGTCTCGCCGCCGGTGAGCAGGTATGGGTGGTCTGTCCGGAGGATCGCGCCACAGTCACCGGCTGGCTGGCCTCGGTCCCCGGGGTCGACGCCGCACGCCGGCGGGACGCGCTACGGCTGGTTCCCGTCGGCGAGGCGTACCGGCACGACGAGATCGTCGACCCCGACCGGCAGGTCCGGGCGTACGTGCGGGCCACCACCGAGGCGCTGACCGCCGGGCACACCGGCCTGCGGGTGCTGGCCGAGGCGACGAGCCTGGTCCGCACCCCCGCCCAGCGGGACGCGTTCGCCCGCTACGAGCACCGGATCGACCACTGGATGCGGCACCGGCCGATGTCGGCGGTCTGCGCCTACGACCGCCGGCGGCTGGACGACGCGGCGATCGCCGAGCTGGCCTGCCTGCACTCGGTGACGAACGCGGACGTGCTGTTCCGGCTGCACGCCGGCGACGGCGACTCGGTGGTGGCGCTGGCCGGCGAGCTGGACCCGTCCAACCACCGGGACTTCGCCGCCGCGCTGGAGCGGGCCGACCCTCGGCCGGTGGCGGGCCGGGTCGTGTTCGACGCCGCCGAGCTGCGTTTCGTCGACCACCGCAGCCTGCTGCACCTGCGCGACCACGCCCGCCGGCACGACGCCGTCGCGGTGCTGCGCACCCCGAGCCGCGCCCCGGCCCGGCTCGTCGACCTGCTCGGCCTGTCCGAGGTACGGGTGGAGGTCGTCCGATGA
- a CDS encoding GNAT family N-acetyltransferase, protein MARNPVAAALSRPHPGPMPIVVRDLRVPDWPQLWPMLRDMGVGDDPPEAHRLRFAALLADPCWALLGATDAGGLAGYAAAQDHGPHLRSGDAHRTVRLHDLYVRADRRRDGVGRSLFDAVRRWAAGRARHLEWQAHHERAAPFYERLGHRGDRCPQPDYPTFLLDLAPRQ, encoded by the coding sequence ATGGCGCGAAACCCGGTCGCCGCCGCGCTGTCCCGCCCGCATCCTGGTCCGATGCCGATCGTCGTGCGGGACCTGCGCGTGCCGGACTGGCCGCAGCTGTGGCCGATGCTGCGGGACATGGGCGTGGGCGACGACCCGCCGGAGGCCCACCGACTGCGGTTCGCCGCGCTGCTGGCCGACCCCTGCTGGGCGCTGCTCGGCGCCACCGACGCGGGCGGGCTGGCCGGGTACGCCGCCGCCCAGGACCACGGGCCGCACCTGCGTTCCGGTGACGCGCACCGCACCGTACGCCTGCACGACCTGTACGTCCGGGCGGACCGCCGCCGCGACGGGGTGGGCAGGTCGTTGTTCGACGCGGTCCGCCGGTGGGCCGCCGGGCGGGCGCGGCACCTGGAGTGGCAGGCCCACCACGAGCGGGCGGCGCCGTTCTACGAGCGGCTCGGCCACCGGGGCGACAGGTGCCCGCAGCCGGACTACCCGACCTTCCTCCTCGACCTCGCCCCTCGGCAGTGA
- a CDS encoding 2'-5' RNA ligase family protein: MVAALELYLDTDATRRIRVLWDLLESDGVPSMRSLLAQRHRPHVSLAVAPRLDPHRVAEALSGTVVAAPLRLEFQHAGQFLGRVLWLGPAPTPELLAHHAAVHERLARAGVEVVEHYRPGRWVPHCTLSMRVPNPLMGAAVRRCLEVLPLTATVVGAAVADHARDISHPLP; this comes from the coding sequence GTGGTCGCGGCGCTGGAGCTGTATCTGGACACCGACGCCACCCGGCGGATCCGGGTGCTGTGGGACCTGCTGGAGTCCGACGGGGTGCCGAGCATGCGTTCCCTGCTGGCGCAGCGGCACCGCCCGCACGTCTCGCTGGCTGTCGCGCCCCGCCTGGACCCGCACCGCGTCGCCGAGGCGCTGTCCGGAACCGTGGTGGCCGCGCCGCTGCGGCTGGAGTTCCAGCACGCCGGCCAGTTCCTCGGGCGGGTGCTCTGGCTCGGGCCGGCGCCGACGCCCGAGCTGCTGGCGCACCACGCCGCGGTGCACGAACGGCTGGCGCGGGCCGGCGTCGAGGTGGTCGAGCACTACCGGCCGGGCCGCTGGGTGCCGCACTGCACGCTGTCCATGCGGGTGCCGAACCCGCTGATGGGCGCGGCGGTGCGCCGCTGCCTGGAGGTGCTGCCGCTGACCGCGACGGTGGTCGGCGCGGCGGTGGCCGACCACGCCCGCGACATCTCCCACCCCCTGCCCTAG
- a CDS encoding mycothiol transferase — MDVTDVLTEAYGRLPDLVAGALDGLDAAQLRQAPADGANPVGWLVWHLTRIQDDHVADVMGEPQLWATGDWAGRCGLPPDPADTGFGHGPEQIAAVRPENGGVLLDYHRAVVDRSLAYLRGLSAADLDRVVDENWDPPVTLGVRLVSVLDDDFQHAGQAAYVRGLILR, encoded by the coding sequence GTGGACGTGACAGACGTGCTGACCGAGGCGTACGGGCGGTTGCCGGATCTGGTCGCCGGGGCGCTCGACGGGCTCGACGCGGCCCAGCTGCGGCAGGCGCCGGCCGACGGGGCGAACCCGGTCGGCTGGCTGGTCTGGCACCTGACGCGGATCCAGGACGACCATGTCGCCGACGTGATGGGGGAGCCGCAGCTCTGGGCCACCGGCGACTGGGCGGGGCGGTGCGGCCTGCCGCCGGACCCCGCCGACACCGGCTTCGGGCACGGCCCGGAGCAGATCGCCGCGGTACGCCCCGAGAACGGCGGCGTGCTGCTGGACTACCACCGGGCGGTGGTGGACCGGAGCCTGGCGTACCTGCGCGGGCTGAGCGCGGCCGACCTGGACCGGGTGGTGGACGAGAACTGGGATCCGCCTGTGACGCTCGGGGTGCGGCTGGTGAGCGTGCTCGACGACGACTTCCAGCACGCCGGTCAGGCCGCGTACGTGCGGGGGCTCATCCTGCGCTGA
- a CDS encoding glycoside hydrolase family 88 protein, whose amino-acid sequence MPTTDDATADRVLLALLTMQRESWEQGILGQALLDLGLDEAAVLVADAAVTRQRPDGRLGEPAGSVGAVNGAACGEVVRHASRRTGDRRYGVALDAQLDWLTRRAPRAADGTLFHLLDGRQVWADTIYMVVPLLALTGRTEAAAAQVAGHRRRLYDARTGLYAARWDEDRGEPDRPGPWGTGNGWVVAGIARALRLAPDWPGDLRDGLAGHVEEVLTACLAYRGADGLFPDVLDEPDAFREANTAQLLGYAALTGVADGWLARSWFEAGADLLAAAARRIDAYGRVTGVSGAPDFERPGTSPEAQACHLLGHAALRRAGASLSAG is encoded by the coding sequence ATGCCGACAACCGATGACGCCACCGCCGACCGGGTGCTGCTCGCGCTGCTGACCATGCAGCGTGAGTCCTGGGAGCAGGGGATCCTCGGTCAGGCGCTGCTCGACCTGGGCCTGGACGAGGCCGCGGTGCTGGTCGCCGACGCCGCGGTGACCCGCCAGCGGCCGGACGGGCGGCTCGGGGAGCCGGCCGGCTCGGTGGGCGCGGTGAACGGCGCCGCGTGCGGTGAGGTGGTCCGGCACGCCTCGCGCCGCACCGGCGACCGGCGGTACGGCGTGGCGCTGGACGCCCAGCTCGACTGGCTGACCCGCCGGGCACCGAGGGCCGCCGACGGCACGCTGTTCCACCTGCTCGACGGCCGCCAGGTCTGGGCGGACACGATCTACATGGTGGTGCCGCTGCTGGCGCTCACCGGCCGGACCGAGGCGGCCGCCGCCCAGGTCGCGGGGCACCGGCGACGGCTGTACGACGCGCGCACCGGCCTGTACGCCGCCCGCTGGGACGAGGACCGGGGCGAACCGGACCGGCCCGGCCCCTGGGGCACCGGCAACGGCTGGGTGGTCGCCGGAATCGCCCGCGCGCTGCGGCTCGCGCCGGACTGGCCGGGTGACCTCCGCGACGGGCTGGCCGGGCACGTCGAGGAGGTGCTGACCGCCTGCCTCGCGTACCGGGGCGCGGACGGCCTGTTCCCCGACGTGCTGGACGAGCCGGACGCGTTCCGCGAGGCCAACACCGCCCAGCTGCTCGGGTACGCAGCCCTCACCGGAGTGGCCGACGGGTGGCTGGCCCGGTCGTGGTTCGAGGCGGGCGCGGACCTGCTCGCGGCCGCCGCCCGGCGGATCGACGCGTACGGCCGGGTGACGGGCGTCAGCGGGGCGCCGGACTTCGAGCGCCCCGGCACCTCACCCGAGGCGCAGGCGTGTCACCTGCTCGGGCACGCCGCGCTGCGCCGGGCCGGTGCGTCGCTCAGCGCAGGATGA